The uncultured Cohaesibacter sp. genomic sequence GGTATCTCGCAGCAGGCATGCTGCAGATGGTTGAGGCCTTGAAGGCCTAGTTCTCAACAAGGCCGAATATCTTGATTTCATGCATTGCGTGATAAGCGGCGGAGCTGCTGATCACGCAATGCTACTTTAGAATCAAGCTAAATAAATGCCACTTTATTGATCCAAATCATCGAATATTTGAAGGTTTGAAATCATCCTGATCTCGGGTTCAACCAATGCAACAGCTGGAGGAGGCTGACTCGTTGCAATTCTATTGGCCGGGGGGGGATTTAATGCTCAGACTTGTGGCACTTTTCTACATCATTATTGCGCCAACTCTGGCGGGGATCTTTGCGCTCGTTCCATTGACCATGTCCGGGACGCTTTCGATCAACGCAGGCTTCTTGTTGGCCTTTGTTATCGCTGGGGCGGTGCTGGCTTTGCCAGTGTCGTGGTTCGTTGCCAAGCGCATTGATGCGCTGTTTTCATCCAAAGGACCAGCAGCTTCCGTTTGAAGGAGGGGACATTTTGCCTTCAGGGAAGCTGAATGAATAGGCTGCGAACAGGAAAAGGCCCGACTTTGTCGGGCCTTTTCTCTTATTGTTGTTGGTGGGCTTTTTGCAAAATCAAGCGAGCTTGCTCATGAAGTTGGCGAAGGTCATCAGGCCTTCGGGCCATGGGCCTTGTCCGCTATGCTCGTTGATATGGCCGGTGTCGCCCGCATCGATAAAGGTCGATCCCCATTTCCGCCCAAAATGCTCTGCCGTCTCATAGGCGCAATAGGGATCATTGCGCGAGGCGACGAGAATCGACGGGAAGGGCAGAGGCTCTTCCGGTATGGGGGCAAAATGGCGAATATGCCCGGGAACATGCTCGTCGCTTTCGACATTGGGCATACCGACCAGAAAGGCTCCCTTGACGATACCCGGAGCGATGGCAGCCGCCGCCTTGACGGTTGCCACGACCCCAAGCGAATGGGCCACCAGCACCGCAGGGCGTTTTGCCTGCTCAACATCGGCAATGATCCGGCTCACCCAGCTTTCCATCTGCGGGTTGGTCCAGTCTTCTTGCTCGATGCGGCGGGCAGACTTAATCTTGTCTTCCCAACGGGATTGCCAATGGTCCGGGCCGGAATTATCCAGCCCGGGAATAATGAAAATGTCTGCTTCAGACGCCTTCATTTGAATGCCTTTCTTTCGCGCTTTCTGCCGCGTCAGTCTTAGCCGAAGACGCGTTTGAAGATCACATCAACATTCTTGGTGTGATAGCCCAGATCGAAGCGGCTCTTGATTTCGTCCTCTGACAGATATTGGCGGACATCGGCGTCATTCAAGAGTTCGGTGAGGAAATCGACCTCTGCGTTGCCTGCATGGTGGTAGCTTTCCCAGACTTTCATGGCGTTGCGCTGGACGAGGCGGTAGGCATCTTCGCGGGAAGAGCCTGCCTGCGTCAGGGCGAGCAGAATGCGCTGGGAGTGAACGAGACCGCCAAGGCGGTCCATGTTGCCAACCATGCGTTCCGGATAGACCAGCAGCTTGTCGATGACATTGGTCAGGCGCACCAGAGCAAAATCGAGCGTGACTGTAGCGTCCGGGCCGATCATGCGTTCCACGGAAGAGTGGGAGATATCGCGCTCATGCCAGAGAGCAACATTTTCCAGTGCCGGGGTCACGGCCGAGCGCACGATGCGGGCCAGACCGGTGAGATTTTCGGTCAGGATCGGGTTGCGCTTGTGCGGCATCGCTGAAGAGCCCTTCTGGCCCTTGGAGAAGAATTCCTCGGCTTCCAGAACTTCGGTGCGCTGCAGGTGGCGGATCTCGATTGCGACGCGCTCCACGGAAGAGGCGACAACACCCAATGTGGCAAAGAACATGGCGTGACGGTCACGCGGGATAACCTGAGTGGAAACCGGCTCGGCAGACAGCCCCATGGCTTCAGCCACATGCTCTTCCACGCTTGGATCAATGTTGGCGAAGGTGCCTACCGCACCGGAAATGGCGCAAGTGGCGATTTCTTCGCGGGCGGCGATGAGGCGCTTCTTGCAGCGATCAAACTCGGCATAGGCTTCAGCCATCTTGAGGCCGAAGGTAACCGGCTCGGCATGGATGCCGTGGGAGCGGCCGATGCAGACGGTATCCTTATGCTCCATAGCACGGCGCTTGATGGCGTCCAGAAGCTTGTCGATGTCGGCTAGCAGCAGATCGGCAGCGCGGGTCAGCTGCACGTTGAAGCAGGTGTCCAGCACATCTGAAGAGGTCATGCCCTGATGCACGAAGCGGGAATCCGGCCCGATGAACTCTGCCAGATGCGTGAGGAATGCGATCACGTCATGCTTGGTTTCGCGTTCGATCTCATCGATACGGTCAATATCGAATTTGGCAGCTCCCCCTTTTTCCCAAATGGTTTTCGCTGCGCTTTCCGGGATGACACCCAGCTTTGCCAGCGCATCGCATGCGTGGGCTTCGATTTCGAACCAGATGCGGAATTTGGTTTCCGGGGACCATATGTCGGTCATCTCGGAACGGGAATAACGTGGGATCATGTCGTTTGCCTGTTCTTGATAGGTGAAGCGCGCATCCGGGAGTTGCGCGTGAAAAAGGTTAGTGTTGTGCCTTTTCGGCAGATTCGCGAATGCGGGCGATATTCTCACGGTAGCCTTCAACGCCGTCACCCTTGAAGACGGCAGAACCGGCGACCAGAATATTGGCTCCGGCGGCAGCGATGAGTGGGGCCGTTTCTGGCGTTACGCCACCATCGATCTGTATGTCGATGTCGCGATCACCGATCAGTGCACGGACCTTCTTGATCTTGTCTATGGTCGAGGGGATAAAAGACTGTCCGCCAAAGCCGGGATTGACACTCATGATGAGAACCATGTCCAGCTTGTCGAGAACATATTCAATGGCGCTTTCATGGGTCCCGGGATTCAGCGAGACGCCTGCCTTCTTGCCCATGGCCTTGACGGCCTGTAGGGAGCGGTCCAGATGCGGGCCTGCTTCGGCGTGCACTGTGATCATGTCGGAGCCCGCATCGGCAAAGTCTTGCAGATATGGATCTGCCGGTGCGATCATCAGGTGGGTATCAATGGTCTTGTCGGTATGCGGCCGGATGGCGCGGACGACTTGAGGGCCAAAGGTGATGTTGGGAACGAAATGGCCGTCCATGACGTCGACATGGATCCAGTCACAACCAGCCGCGTCGATTGCCCGCACTTCTTCGCCAAATCGCGCAAAATCGGAGGCGAGAATGGAGGGGGCGATTTTTATTGGTCGCACCATGATGTCTGCTGTCCTTGAATAATCTGAATGATGCCCACGCGGTAGCATATTGTGCTCATATGGGCAAGCAGAGAGCCGGAGATGTTGGTTTTGCCTGCTTCAGAATTTTCAAAGTGCGGGATGTGACCCGACAAGATAGCATCTGCGCAAATATGGGCAGAGGCGGACGGGCGCGCTAAAGGGGCCGGTACGGCAATGCGGGACAACGCCGGAGAAGGGGCCTACCAAAGACCGATGATTTTCTCTTCTGAGGAGGCCGGAGGTCGTCCCTCGGCCTCTACTCGGTGAGCGGCAGAGAGGCGGTGTCCTTGACCGTTGAAACGACAATACGCGACTGCACGTCTGACACCAGCTCGGAATTAAGAAGCTTGTTGCGCAGGAAATTGTCATAGGACTTGATATCTTCGGTGACCACCTTGACCATATAGTCAACGGCGCCGGTTATGCGTTCGCAAATCACGACTTCCGGCCAGGTCTTGGTGAGGCGGTCAAACTCTTCCATATTCTTGCGGCTGGGCACTGCCAGCTTGACGAAGGCATAAGATACGAAGCTGAGGCCGACGGCT encodes the following:
- a CDS encoding alpha/beta hydrolase, producing the protein MKASEADIFIIPGLDNSGPDHWQSRWEDKIKSARRIEQEDWTNPQMESWVSRIIADVEQAKRPAVLVAHSLGVVATVKAAAAIAPGIVKGAFLVGMPNVESDEHVPGHIRHFAPIPEEPLPFPSILVASRNDPYCAYETAEHFGRKWGSTFIDAGDTGHINEHSGQGPWPEGLMTFANFMSKLA
- the purB gene encoding adenylosuccinate lyase translates to MIPRYSRSEMTDIWSPETKFRIWFEIEAHACDALAKLGVIPESAAKTIWEKGGAAKFDIDRIDEIERETKHDVIAFLTHLAEFIGPDSRFVHQGMTSSDVLDTCFNVQLTRAADLLLADIDKLLDAIKRRAMEHKDTVCIGRSHGIHAEPVTFGLKMAEAYAEFDRCKKRLIAAREEIATCAISGAVGTFANIDPSVEEHVAEAMGLSAEPVSTQVIPRDRHAMFFATLGVVASSVERVAIEIRHLQRTEVLEAEEFFSKGQKGSSAMPHKRNPILTENLTGLARIVRSAVTPALENVALWHERDISHSSVERMIGPDATVTLDFALVRLTNVIDKLLVYPERMVGNMDRLGGLVHSQRILLALTQAGSSREDAYRLVQRNAMKVWESYHHAGNAEVDFLTELLNDADVRQYLSEDEIKSRFDLGYHTKNVDVIFKRVFG
- the rpe gene encoding ribulose-phosphate 3-epimerase; translated protein: MVRPIKIAPSILASDFARFGEEVRAIDAAGCDWIHVDVMDGHFVPNITFGPQVVRAIRPHTDKTIDTHLMIAPADPYLQDFADAGSDMITVHAEAGPHLDRSLQAVKAMGKKAGVSLNPGTHESAIEYVLDKLDMVLIMSVNPGFGGQSFIPSTIDKIKKVRALIGDRDIDIQIDGGVTPETAPLIAAAGANILVAGSAVFKGDGVEGYRENIARIRESAEKAQH
- a CDS encoding Lrp/AsnC family transcriptional regulator, producing MEKLALDSGDMRILKVLQDDASLSIAEIAKQSGMSQTPCWRRIKKLKESGVLKQITAIVDREAVGLSFVSYAFVKLAVPSRKNMEEFDRLTKTWPEVVICERITGAVDYMVKVVTEDIKSYDNFLRNKLLNSELVSDVQSRIVVSTVKDTASLPLTE